In a single window of the Leptidea sinapis chromosome 47, ilLepSina1.1, whole genome shotgun sequence genome:
- the LOC126978155 gene encoding uncharacterized protein LOC126978155, with protein sequence MCSIIRYFVFICLLFTCVRAVGSYKHRGLSEELIRELYRKYKEALDNDSDRVILRRQYDNNRLFEIHIEKLKEVNGLKKHNLLVKSKLRSGRNQYIYINNPVESRVPHAFLTLEEFKEALTKRIESQKIIATPKHYVLFLSNSTTKRIEKYTTTAKIVGKRKNTKSTRKSYSTPTQATIEHIMDRLRMRLVTRSDNEDITKAQTKIKDLPDLIRASTENILEKEIFFKDNLTKIDSNENSDISKELNIPVNKSIVLKEVVDRLFKNISELKTLSSAGEFNDPPLITARFSPVLDSVGSTNLNTIESASKEGQKEIFERDVNNISKAKPKRSTTVAFEDIFTFTTQKRDDKTPTAANINSKKRTHLKESNKTSRKRSTLGRPLVFMGGQ encoded by the exons ATGTGCAGTATTATTCGATATTTCGTATTCATTTGTTTATTATTCACGTGTGTAAGAGCTGTCGGCTCGTACAAACATCGGGGTCtttccgaagagctgattaGAGAGTTGTATAGGAAATATAAGGAGGCACTGGATAATG ATTCAGATCGTGTAATTCTTCGACGCCAATATGACAATAACCGTCTGTTCGAAATACATATAGAGAAACTCAAAGAGGTTAACGGGCTGAAGAAACATAACCTTCTTGTCAAAAGTAAACTACGATCTGGTCGGAATCAATACATTTACATAAATAACCCAGTGGAATCGAGAGTTCCTCACGCCTTTCTGACTTTGGAGGAATTTAAAGAAGCACTTACGAAGAGGATAGAATCGCAAAAAATCATTGCAACGCCTAAACATTATGTTCTATTTTTAAGCAACAGTACAACGAAACGTATAGAAAAATACACGACAACGGCTAAGATAGTTGGTAAGAGAAAGAATACGAAGTCGACAAGGAAAAGTTATTCGACACCAACGCAAGCAACTATAGAGCATATAATGGATCGGTTGAGAATGAGGCTCGTTACTAGGTCAGATAATGAAGATATTACTAAAGCCCAAACAAAGATAAAAGATCTACCTGATTTAATCCGTGCATCTACGGAGAACATTCTagaaaaagaaattttcttCAAAGATAACTTGACAAAAATAGACTCTAATGAAAATTCAGATATAAGCAAAGAATTGAACATTCCTGTTAATAAATCAATAGTATTGAAAGAAGTAGTGGAtcgattatttaaaaatatatctgaaTTAAAAACTCTGAGTTCCGCGGGGGAATTTAATGACCCGCCTTTAATTACCGCTAGATTTAGTCCTGTGCTCGACTCTGTGGGTTCTACAAATCTAAACACAATTGAATCAGCTTCCAAAGAAGGACAGAAAGAAATTTTTGAACgagatgtaaataatataagtaaagcTAAGCCCAAACGGTCCACAACGGTTGCATTTGAAGACATATTTACGTTCACAACACAAAAAAGAGATGATAAGACTCCTACAGCGGCAAATATCAATTCAAAGAAACGTACTCACCTTAAAGAGAGTAATAAAACATCTAGAAAGAGATCTACATTAGGC AGGCCTCTTGTGTTCATGGGTGGCCAATAA